A DNA window from Arachis duranensis cultivar V14167 chromosome 3, aradu.V14167.gnm2.J7QH, whole genome shotgun sequence contains the following coding sequences:
- the LOC107479304 gene encoding uncharacterized protein LOC107479304: MVNDKKPTENDEASSKNDATLNKDDQEKPEEREKQPQISRKGKQIMEESSQGPKQVEKTFTHPLPYPQRFNKETKDQHFPKFLEVFKKLEINFPLAEALEQMPLYAKFLKELINKKRSWHEKEIVLLTEEYSAMIQRGIPPKLKDPRSFVVSCTIGKMTLDKALCDLGACINLMPLSMMRKLAIEEHKPTKMSLVMADRSIKTLNGIVENLLVKVREFIFPTDFVILDTKEEENNSIILGRPFLATVRAMMWKRKK; the protein is encoded by the coding sequence ATGGTGAATGATAAGAAGCCAACTGAGAATGATGAAGCCAGCAGCAAGAATGATGCTACACTCAACAAAGATGATCAAGAAAAGcctgaagagagagagaagcagCCACAAATCTCAAGGAAAGGGAAGCAAATAATGGAAGAATCATCTCAAGGACCAAAGCAAGTGGAGAAGACTTTCACACATCCCTTGCCATACCCTCAAAGGTTCaacaaggaaaccaaggatCAACACTTCCCCAAGTTCCTTGAAGTCTTCAAGAAATTGGAGATTAATTTCCCCCTGGCTGAAGCATTAGAGCAAATGCCTCTATATGCAAAattcttgaaggagctcatcaacaaaaAGAGAAGTTGGCATGAGAAGGAAATAGTgcttctcactgaagaatacaGTGCTATGATTCAAAGGGGTATTCcaccaaagcttaaagatccaagGAGTTTTGTAGTTTCATGTACCATAGGTAAGATGACATTAGACAAAGCTCTCTGTGATCTTGGTGCTTGTATCAATTTGATGCCCCTATCAATGATGAgaaagcttgccatagaagaacACAAACCTACCAAGATGTCATTGGTAATGGCCGATAGATCAATCAAGACACTCAATGGCATTGTGGAAAATCTATTGGTGAAGGTTAGAGAGTTTATCTTCCCTACAGACTTTGTGATTTTGGAcacaaaagaggaagaaaacaaTTCAATCATTTTGGGAAGACCGTTTCTAGCCACAGTAAGAGCTATGATGTGGAAAAGGAAGAAATGA